The Streptomyces aurantiacus genome includes a region encoding these proteins:
- a CDS encoding DUF1206 domain-containing protein, with protein MTTSRIHGRIRDTRHRRSIRRPDGHAVLAAAAGQRHHEPPPSKPGRYRPGRGQARLEEWYSLRPGSPSLWQPLLRPGRGHDVDATLRSFTQTPVGPWFRVAVAIGLVLFGVFCFASARWHRLQLGDPGQICRLRPQARS; from the coding sequence GTGACCACGTCCCGGATACACGGGCGGATCCGGGACACCAGGCATCGGCGGAGTATTCGGCGTCCGGACGGCCATGCGGTGCTTGCCGCGGCAGCTGGACAGCGGCACCATGAGCCACCCCCTTCGAAGCCAGGCCGTTACCGCCCTGGGCGTGGTCAGGCGCGGCTCGAGGAGTGGTACTCGCTGCGGCCGGGTTCGCCGTCCTTGTGGCAGCCGCTGCTTCGACCCGGACGAGGCCATGACGTGGACGCGACGCTCCGCAGCTTCACTCAGACACCGGTAGGACCGTGGTTCCGGGTCGCCGTCGCGATCGGGCTGGTCCTCTTCGGCGTGTTCTGCTTCGCCTCTGCCCGGTGGCACCGCCTGCAACTCGGTGACCCAGGCCAGATCTGCCGGCTGCGCCCCCAGGCTCGCTCTTGA
- a CDS encoding SigB/SigF/SigG family RNA polymerase sigma factor yields the protein MAYARTKGPPSARAYNDAPDTADAFSRIAALPDGPERSALRQEVVCAWMPMTVRLAGRFRHRGESFEDLKQVAQLGLVKAVSRFDPSRGTAFPSFAVPTIIGEVKRHLRDELWIVHVPRRVQELRGRVRFAGKEFASLNGREPSVQEIAAHSGLTEAEVQLGQGALVSFAALSVDAVPGHSEDSHPLTDTHGALEPGFDQVVNREALRPLLRALPERDRQILYMRFFCEMTQSRIGEQLGISQMHVSRLLTRTCARLRDQMTADRDLRRAS from the coding sequence ATGGCGTACGCACGCACGAAGGGCCCACCAAGCGCACGCGCCTACAACGATGCCCCGGACACCGCGGACGCCTTCAGCCGTATCGCCGCCCTGCCGGACGGCCCGGAGAGGTCCGCGCTGCGGCAGGAGGTGGTGTGCGCCTGGATGCCGATGACCGTAAGGCTCGCCGGGCGGTTCCGTCATCGCGGCGAGAGCTTCGAGGACCTCAAGCAGGTCGCCCAACTGGGCCTGGTCAAGGCGGTATCGCGCTTCGACCCGAGCCGCGGTACCGCCTTCCCGAGCTTTGCCGTACCGACGATCATCGGCGAGGTGAAGCGGCACTTACGTGACGAACTCTGGATCGTGCATGTACCGCGGCGCGTGCAGGAACTGCGTGGCCGGGTCCGCTTCGCCGGCAAGGAGTTCGCTTCGCTCAACGGCCGCGAACCCTCGGTCCAGGAGATCGCCGCGCACAGCGGCCTGACCGAGGCGGAGGTACAGCTGGGCCAGGGGGCGCTGGTGAGCTTCGCAGCCCTGTCCGTGGACGCCGTGCCCGGTCACTCCGAGGACAGCCACCCACTGACCGACACGCATGGTGCCCTGGAGCCCGGCTTCGACCAAGTCGTCAATCGTGAGGCGCTCCGACCGCTCCTGCGGGCACTGCCCGAGCGCGACCGGCAGATCCTGTACATGCGGTTCTTCTGCGAGATGACACAGAGCCGGATCGGCGAGCAGCTCGGTATCTCCCAGATGCACGTCTCCCGTCTGCTCACCCGCACCTGCGCCCGCCTGCGCGACCAGATGACGGCGGACCGCGATCTGAGGAGGGCATCGTGA
- a CDS encoding ANTAR domain-containing protein, protein MTAGTSTGDAALVAEILELRAKNEQLSQALVTRAVIDQARGMVMVLAPCSSERAWNLLVDVSQHCNVKLRDVAAALVATTKDERLPEPLQRALSRGLRRIHLADRR, encoded by the coding sequence GTGACGGCTGGGACATCGACGGGAGACGCGGCCCTGGTTGCCGAGATTCTCGAACTGCGTGCCAAAAATGAGCAGTTGAGTCAAGCGCTGGTAACTCGTGCGGTGATCGACCAGGCGCGCGGCATGGTGATGGTCCTGGCCCCGTGTTCCAGCGAGCGGGCCTGGAACCTGCTGGTGGACGTGTCGCAGCACTGCAACGTGAAACTCCGGGACGTGGCTGCGGCTCTGGTCGCCACGACGAAGGACGAGAGGCTCCCGGAGCCACTGCAGAGGGCACTGAGCCGAGGGCTGCGGCGCATCCATCTGGCAGACCGGCGGTGA
- a CDS encoding ANTAR domain-containing protein, whose product MQRTTLLPENWWDLRAEAVAGEAAAHDVETLRAENDQLRRALAGRMVIDQACGMVMVLAPCRRGPARNLLVDISRQCHTQLPEVSAAVVAAWEGEPLPRLMQRALGRALRRHYAEDQGCGVPLADEPSARGRP is encoded by the coding sequence ATGCAGCGCACAACCTTGCTTCCGGAGAATTGGTGGGATCTGAGGGCCGAGGCCGTGGCGGGGGAGGCGGCGGCTCACGACGTCGAGACGCTGCGCGCCGAGAACGATCAGCTGCGGCGGGCGCTGGCCGGCCGCATGGTCATCGACCAGGCCTGCGGGATGGTGATGGTCCTGGCCCCCTGCCGCCGCGGGCCGGCGAGGAACCTGCTGGTGGATATCTCGCGGCAGTGCCACACCCAACTTCCGGAGGTGTCTGCGGCCGTGGTCGCGGCCTGGGAGGGTGAGCCGCTCCCGCGGCTGATGCAGCGTGCGCTGGGGCGTGCGCTGCGGCGGCACTACGCGGAAGACCAGGGGTGCGGCGTCCCACTGGCGGATGAGCCGTCCGCAAGGGGAAGGCCATGA
- a CDS encoding hydrophobic protein, whose amino-acid sequence MLWILLLLLILVVFGFGFTMQTLWWVAAVLLVVWIVGFSMRGRGGGGRRGGGRRYSRSRG is encoded by the coding sequence ATGCTTTGGATTCTTCTCCTTCTGCTGATCCTGGTGGTGTTCGGGTTCGGCTTCACCATGCAGACCCTTTGGTGGGTCGCCGCCGTACTCCTCGTCGTCTGGATCGTCGGCTTCTCCATGCGCGGGCGGGGCGGCGGCGGACGCCGCGGCGGCGGCCGCCGGTACAGCCGCAGTCGCGGATAG
- a CDS encoding ANTAR domain-containing protein has translation MELRRRLRRRAVALRAQGVVMALVPCSSAHAKDFLADLADHCGLPVRDVARALVGTFEGRPLTAKMQRELGSAVVRLKGAARA, from the coding sequence GTGGAACTGCGCCGACGGCTGCGCAGGCGTGCAGTCGCCCTACGGGCTCAGGGCGTGGTCATGGCGCTCGTGCCGTGTTCCAGCGCACACGCCAAGGACTTTCTCGCTGATCTGGCCGATCACTGCGGCCTCCCGGTGCGCGACGTCGCCCGGGCCCTCGTCGGCACCTTCGAGGGCCGTCCACTCACGGCGAAGATGCAGCGCGAGCTCGGCAGCGCGGTGGTGCGCCTCAAGGGTGCCGCTCGGGCCTGA